A genomic region of Pseudomonas sp. KU43P contains the following coding sequences:
- the ssuD gene encoding FMNH2-dependent alkanesulfonate monooxygenase, with translation MSLNIFWFLPTHGDGKYLGTSDGARAVDHGYLQQIAQAADRLGFGGVLIPTGRSCEDSWLVAASLIPVTQHLKFLVALRPGIISPTVAARQAATLDRLSNGRALFNLVTGGDPDELAGDGLHLNHQERYEASVEFTRIWRKVLEGENVDYDGKHIQVKGAKLLYPPIQQPRPPLYFGGSSEAAQDLAAEQVELYLTWGEPPAAVAEKIAQVREKAAAQGREVRFGIRLHVIVRETNEEAWAAADRLISHLDDDTIARAQASLARFDSVGQQRMAALHGGNRDNLEVSPNLWAGVGLVRGGAGTALVGDGPTVAARVKEYAELGIDTFIFSGYPHLEESYRVAELLFPHLDVQRPEQPETGGYVSPFGEMVANDILPKSVSQS, from the coding sequence ATGAGCCTTAACATTTTCTGGTTCCTCCCTACCCACGGTGACGGCAAGTACCTGGGCACTTCCGACGGCGCCCGCGCGGTCGACCACGGTTACCTACAGCAGATCGCCCAGGCCGCCGACCGCCTGGGCTTCGGTGGGGTACTCATCCCTACCGGGCGCTCCTGCGAGGACTCCTGGCTGGTGGCCGCTTCGCTGATCCCGGTGACGCAACACCTGAAGTTCCTGGTCGCCCTGCGCCCCGGCATCATTTCGCCGACAGTGGCTGCGCGCCAGGCCGCTACTCTGGATCGCCTGTCCAACGGCCGTGCGCTGTTCAACCTGGTGACCGGGGGCGACCCGGACGAGCTGGCCGGTGACGGCCTGCACCTGAACCATCAGGAGCGCTACGAGGCCTCGGTCGAATTCACCCGCATCTGGCGCAAGGTGCTGGAAGGCGAAAACGTCGACTACGACGGCAAGCACATCCAGGTGAAGGGCGCCAAGCTGCTCTATCCGCCGATTCAGCAGCCACGTCCGCCGCTGTACTTCGGTGGTTCGTCCGAAGCTGCCCAGGACCTGGCCGCCGAACAGGTCGAGCTTTATCTGACCTGGGGCGAGCCACCGGCCGCTGTGGCCGAGAAGATTGCCCAGGTGAGAGAAAAGGCCGCCGCCCAAGGCCGCGAAGTGCGCTTCGGTATCCGCCTGCACGTGATCGTGCGTGAAACCAACGAAGAAGCCTGGGCCGCCGCCGACCGCCTGATCTCGCACCTGGACGATGACACCATCGCTCGCGCCCAGGCGTCGCTGGCGCGCTTCGACTCGGTTGGCCAGCAGCGCATGGCTGCCCTGCACGGCGGCAACCGTGACAACCTGGAAGTCAGCCCCAACCTCTGGGCCGGTGTCGGCCTGGTGCGCGGCGGCGCGGGTACCGCGCTGGTTGGCGATGGCCCGACCGTGGCCGCGCGGGTCAAGGAGTACGCCGAGCTGGGCATCGATACCTTCATCTTCTCCGGCTACCCGCACTTGGAAGAGTCCTACCGTGTGGCCGAGCTGCTGTTCCCTCACCTTGACGTGCAGCGCCCGGAGCAACCGGAAACCGGTGGCTACGTGAGCCCGTTCGGCGAGATGGTGGCCAACGACATCCTGCCCAAGTCCGTGTCGCAGAGCTGA
- a CDS encoding sulfonate ABC transporter substrate-binding protein gives MRTVFLRRGLVALFAAAVSFGAITQAQAESLRIGYQKYGTLVLLKAKGTLEKRLAEQGVQVQWTEFPGGPQLLEGLNVGSIDFGVTGETPPVFAQAAGADLLYVAYEPPAPHSEAILVPKGSPIQSVKELKGKKVAFNKGSNVHYLLVRALQDAGLKYSDIQPVYLPPADARAAFERGSVDAWVIWDPYQAAAEQQLQARTLRDGKDLVDNHQFYLATRNYATQHPAVINTLIEEVRAVGEWSQANPQQVTDQVAPLLGLPADITLTSVKRQGYGAAPLTPEVVAAQQKIADTFQALKLIPKPLSIKDVIWTPPAKVASAP, from the coding sequence ATGCGCACAGTCTTCTTGCGTCGTGGTCTGGTCGCCCTGTTTGCGGCGGCTGTGTCCTTCGGCGCCATTACCCAAGCCCAGGCCGAGAGCCTGCGTATCGGTTACCAGAAATACGGCACCTTGGTGCTGCTCAAAGCCAAGGGCACGCTTGAGAAACGCCTGGCCGAGCAGGGCGTGCAGGTGCAATGGACCGAGTTTCCCGGGGGGCCGCAGCTGCTCGAAGGGCTGAACGTGGGCTCCATCGACTTTGGTGTCACCGGCGAAACCCCGCCGGTGTTCGCCCAGGCCGCCGGTGCTGACCTGCTCTACGTCGCTTACGAACCACCTGCGCCGCACAGCGAAGCCATCCTCGTGCCCAAGGGCTCGCCGATCCAGTCGGTGAAGGAACTCAAAGGCAAGAAAGTCGCCTTCAACAAAGGCTCCAACGTTCACTACCTGCTGGTCCGCGCCCTGCAAGACGCCGGCCTGAAGTACAGCGACATCCAGCCGGTGTACCTGCCGCCCGCCGATGCTCGCGCCGCCTTCGAGCGTGGCAGCGTCGATGCCTGGGTGATCTGGGATCCGTACCAGGCCGCCGCCGAACAACAGCTCCAGGCTCGCACCCTGCGTGATGGCAAGGACCTGGTCGACAACCACCAGTTCTACCTGGCCACCCGCAACTACGCGACCCAGCACCCGGCCGTGATCAACACCCTGATCGAAGAAGTGCGCGCCGTGGGTGAATGGTCCCAGGCCAACCCGCAGCAGGTCACCGACCAGGTCGCGCCGCTGCTCGGCCTGCCTGCCGATATCACCCTGACCTCGGTCAAGCGCCAAGGCTACGGTGCTGCCCCGCTGACCCCCGAGGTCGTGGCTGCACAACAGAAAATCGCCGACACCTTCCAGGCGCTCAAGCTGATTCCCAAGCCGCTGAGCATCAAGGACGTGATCTGGACACCCCCGGCCAAGGTCGCCAGCGCGCCTTGA
- a CDS encoding peroxiredoxin, which produces MSLKLGDIAPDFEQDSSEGKIRFHEWLGNSWGVLFSHPADFTPVCTTELGLTAKLKDDFAKRGVKAIALSVDPVDSHHRWIDDINETQNTVVNFPIIADADRKVSDLYDLIHPNASDTLTVRSLFVIDPNKKVRLTITYPASTGRNFNEILRVIDSLQLTDNHKVATPGNWQDGDEVVIVPSLKDEDEIKQRFPKGYRAVKPYLRLTPQPNR; this is translated from the coding sequence ATGAGCCTCAAACTCGGCGACATCGCCCCCGATTTCGAACAGGATTCCAGCGAAGGCAAGATCCGTTTCCACGAATGGCTGGGCAATAGCTGGGGTGTGCTGTTCTCCCACCCGGCCGACTTCACCCCGGTGTGCACCACCGAGCTGGGCCTGACCGCCAAGCTCAAGGACGACTTCGCCAAGCGCGGCGTCAAAGCCATCGCGCTCTCGGTAGACCCGGTCGACTCGCACCACCGCTGGATCGATGACATCAACGAAACCCAGAACACCGTGGTCAACTTCCCGATCATCGCCGACGCCGACCGCAAGGTGTCCGACCTCTACGACCTGATCCACCCGAATGCCAGCGACACCCTGACCGTGCGCTCGCTATTCGTCATCGACCCGAACAAGAAGGTGCGCCTGACCATCACCTATCCGGCCAGTACCGGGCGCAACTTCAACGAAATCCTGCGGGTGATCGACTCGCTGCAACTGACCGACAACCACAAGGTCGCCACGCCAGGTAACTGGCAGGACGGCGACGAGGTGGTGATCGTGCCTTCGTTGAAGGACGAGGACGAGATCAAGCAGCGCTTCCCGAAAGGTTATCGGGCGGTCAAACCCTATCTGCGGCTGACCCCGCAACCCAATCGTTGA
- a CDS encoding OprD family porin codes for MYKSSLAVAVALGVFAQTAGAAGFVEDSKLALSSRTMYFNDDNREGGADQNETGQGFKLDYLSGFTQGTVGFGVDVQALWGIHLDGGRGSRPDANNSFFPSDSDGSAVHDWARIGGNAKARFSKTEVHYGSALAPNLPILVANDGRLLPQTFEGGTLQSKEIDNLTINAGQLTHAMGRASSNRTGLSVAGSAVDSNKFYYGGLDYKLTPDLTLQYYYSNLKDFYKQHFLGATHVYKISDDSSFKTDLRYFDSSSDGKNGDGGEYFFNNNGGYAKHAGEIDNKTWSAMFTYALGGHALMLGHQQVSDDGGFVWLNQGNVEDGNGNLEGAGGASFYLFTDSMINQFARAGTNTTFGQYSYDFARIGAPGLKASIAYLRGTDIRNTSGNGTYHEWERDARIDYVIQEGTLKGLGASLRHGVYRGEGQAPVDKDQTRFIVNYTYNFL; via the coding sequence ATGTACAAGTCAAGCCTGGCCGTGGCCGTGGCACTGGGGGTTTTCGCCCAAACTGCAGGCGCTGCCGGTTTCGTTGAAGACAGCAAACTGGCCCTGAGCTCGCGCACCATGTACTTCAACGACGATAACCGCGAAGGCGGTGCTGACCAGAACGAAACCGGTCAGGGCTTCAAACTCGACTATCTGTCTGGCTTTACCCAAGGTACCGTTGGTTTCGGCGTCGATGTACAAGCGCTGTGGGGCATTCACCTGGATGGTGGCCGTGGCAGCCGTCCTGATGCCAACAACAGCTTCTTCCCTAGCGACTCCGATGGCTCTGCTGTCCATGACTGGGCTCGCATTGGCGGTAACGCCAAGGCACGCTTCTCCAAAACCGAGGTTCACTACGGTAGCGCCCTGGCGCCGAACCTGCCGATCCTGGTGGCCAACGATGGCCGTCTGCTGCCGCAGACCTTTGAAGGCGGTACCCTCCAGAGCAAGGAAATCGACAACCTGACCATCAACGCCGGTCAGCTTACCCACGCGATGGGCCGTGCCTCGAGCAACCGTACTGGTCTTTCTGTCGCCGGTTCTGCTGTCGACAGCAACAAGTTCTACTACGGCGGTCTGGACTACAAGCTCACTCCAGACCTGACCCTGCAGTACTACTACTCGAATCTGAAAGACTTCTACAAGCAGCACTTCCTGGGTGCTACCCACGTCTACAAGATTTCCGATGATTCCTCGTTCAAGACCGACCTGCGCTATTTCGACAGCAGCAGCGATGGCAAGAACGGCGACGGCGGCGAGTACTTCTTCAACAACAACGGCGGTTATGCCAAGCATGCCGGCGAGATCGACAACAAGACCTGGTCCGCCATGTTCACCTACGCCCTGGGTGGCCATGCGTTGATGCTCGGTCATCAGCAGGTCAGCGATGATGGTGGTTTCGTCTGGCTGAACCAAGGTAACGTCGAAGACGGTAACGGTAACCTGGAAGGCGCAGGTGGCGCGAGCTTCTACCTGTTCACCGACAGCATGATCAACCAGTTTGCCCGTGCCGGTACCAACACCACCTTCGGTCAGTACAGCTATGACTTCGCCCGTATTGGTGCGCCTGGCCTGAAGGCTTCTATTGCGTATCTGCGCGGTACCGATATTCGCAACACTTCTGGCAATGGCACCTACCACGAGTGGGAACGTGACGCCCGTATCGACTACGTGATCCAGGAAGGCACCCTCAAAGGCTTGGGTGCTAGCCTGCGTCACGGTGTCTATCGCGGTGAAGGCCAAGCGCCGGTCGACAAGGACCAGACTCGCTTCATCGTGAACTACACTTACAACTTCCTGTAA
- the tauA gene encoding taurine ABC transporter substrate-binding protein, translating into MIPHAPLRLFAALTLAGTSWLAQAADLTVAYQTTVDPAKVAQVDGSYEKASKADIAWRKFDNGADVITAVASGDVQIGYLGSSPLAAAATRKLPVETFLIATQIGAGEALVARDGIKSPQDLVGKKVAVPFVSTGHYSLLAALKHWNIDPSKVQILNLAPPAIIAAWKRGDIDATYVWDPALGVAKENGKVLITSGELAEQGAPTFDAWIVRKDFAEKHPDVVKAFAKVTLDAYADYRKDPKAWLANKDNVAKLVKLSGAKASDIPVLLEGNVYPLAADQANALGAPTTQALTDTATFLKQQGKVDAVLPDYSPYVSAKFLPN; encoded by the coding sequence ATGATCCCGCATGCCCCGCTGCGCCTGTTCGCCGCCCTGACCCTCGCCGGCACCAGCTGGTTGGCCCAGGCCGCCGACCTCACCGTTGCCTACCAGACCACCGTCGACCCCGCCAAAGTGGCCCAAGTCGATGGCTCCTATGAAAAAGCCAGCAAGGCCGACATCGCCTGGCGCAAGTTCGATAACGGCGCCGATGTGATCACTGCGGTCGCCAGCGGCGATGTGCAAATCGGCTACCTCGGGTCGAGCCCGCTGGCCGCTGCCGCCACCCGCAAGCTGCCGGTGGAGACCTTCCTGATCGCCACCCAGATTGGTGCAGGCGAAGCGCTGGTCGCCCGTGACGGCATCAAGTCGCCGCAAGACCTGGTCGGCAAGAAGGTCGCCGTACCGTTCGTTTCCACCGGCCACTACAGCCTGCTGGCTGCGCTGAAGCACTGGAACATCGACCCATCCAAGGTGCAGATCCTCAACCTCGCGCCACCGGCGATCATCGCTGCCTGGAAGCGCGGCGACATCGACGCCACCTATGTCTGGGATCCTGCCCTGGGTGTGGCCAAGGAGAACGGCAAGGTGCTGATCACTTCGGGCGAACTGGCCGAGCAAGGCGCACCGACCTTCGACGCCTGGATCGTGCGCAAGGACTTCGCCGAGAAGCACCCGGACGTGGTCAAGGCCTTCGCCAAGGTCACTCTCGACGCCTACGCCGACTACCGCAAAGACCCTAAAGCCTGGCTGGCCAATAAGGACAACGTGGCCAAGCTGGTCAAGCTGTCCGGCGCCAAGGCCAGCGACATTCCGGTCCTGCTGGAAGGCAACGTCTACCCGCTGGCTGCCGACCAGGCCAACGCCCTGGGCGCACCGACCACCCAGGCACTGACCGACACCGCCACCTTCCTCAAGCAACAGGGCAAGGTCGACGCGGTACTGCCGGACTACTCGCCCTACGTCAGCGCCAAATTCCTGCCTAACTGA
- the tauB gene encoding taurine ABC transporter ATP-binding subunit — MALLELERISAQYPGANTPVLADINLSLGPRQLLVALGPSGSGKTSLLNLIAGFVAPSGGRISLDGVPVQGPGAERGVVFQDDALLPWQNVLGNVAFGLELAGVPRAEREAKAREMLALVDLDGFGERRIWQLSGGQKQRVGLARALAADPRVLLMDEPFGALDAFTREQVQELLLQVWQRTAKPVFLITHDIEEAVFLASELVLLAPNPGRVVERMQLDFGQRYAAGEPARAIKSDPRFIETREHVLARVFSQRQSLQEPA, encoded by the coding sequence ATGGCCTTGCTCGAACTGGAGCGCATCAGCGCACAGTACCCCGGCGCCAACACCCCGGTGCTGGCCGACATCAACCTGAGCCTGGGGCCTCGCCAACTGCTGGTGGCCCTCGGGCCATCGGGCAGCGGCAAGACCTCGCTGCTCAACCTGATCGCCGGTTTCGTCGCCCCCAGCGGCGGGCGTATCAGCCTCGATGGCGTGCCGGTGCAAGGCCCTGGCGCCGAGCGCGGCGTGGTGTTTCAGGACGATGCGCTGCTGCCGTGGCAGAACGTGCTGGGCAACGTCGCCTTCGGCCTCGAACTGGCCGGCGTTCCGCGGGCCGAACGTGAAGCCAAGGCCCGCGAAATGCTGGCCCTGGTCGACCTCGACGGCTTCGGCGAACGGCGCATCTGGCAATTGTCCGGCGGCCAGAAACAACGCGTGGGGCTGGCTCGTGCGCTGGCAGCCGACCCACGGGTGCTGCTGATGGACGAGCCGTTCGGCGCGCTCGATGCCTTTACCCGTGAACAGGTGCAGGAGTTGCTGCTACAGGTGTGGCAGCGCACGGCCAAGCCGGTGTTCCTGATTACCCATGACATCGAAGAAGCAGTATTCCTGGCCAGCGAACTGGTGCTGCTGGCCCCCAACCCAGGGCGCGTGGTCGAGCGCATGCAACTGGACTTCGGCCAGCGCTACGCCGCTGGCGAGCCCGCTCGGGCGATCAAGTCCGACCCACGCTTCATCGAAACCCGCGAGCATGTGCTGGCGCGGGTGTTCTCTCAACGCCAAAGCCTGCAGGAGCCCGCATGA